Proteins from a single region of Candidatus Thermoplasmatota archaeon:
- a CDS encoding RNA-processing protein (similar to yeast Dim2p protein that is essential for 40S ribosomal subunit; structural studies show binding to 3' end of 16S rRNA in complex with archaeal IF2 alpha) produces the protein RRTIETSTGSDLSIDGDTVAILGEAPEVALAKEAVEMILTGAPHSAVYSFLERKRKDLRLRDLGMDL, from the coding sequence CGCGGCGGACGATCGAGACGTCCACGGGCTCGGATCTTTCCATCGACGGGGACACGGTCGCGATCCTGGGCGAGGCGCCGGAGGTGGCGCTTGCCAAGGAGGCGGTCGAGATGATCCTCACGGGCGCGCCGCACTCGGCCGTGTACAGCTTCCTTGAGCGCAAGCGCAAGGACCTGCGCCTGCGCGACCTTGGCATGGATCTGTAG